From the Actinopolymorpha singaporensis genome, the window CTCGACCACCGCGACGCCTGGGACCTCGACTCCAGGCTGGACATGGCAATGGACGCGCTGCGCTGTCCGCCCGGTGACTCCGACGTCACCCGCCTGTCCGGCGGGGAGCGACGGCGGGTCGCGCTGTGCAAGCTGCTGCTGTCCCAGCCCGACCTGCTGCTGCTCGACGAGCCCACCAACCACCTCGACGCCGAGAGTGTCCAGTGGCTGGAGCAGCACTTGGCCGCCTACCCCGGCACCGTGCTGGCCGTCACCCACGACCGGTACTTCCTCGACAACGTCGCGGGCTGGATCCTCGAGCTCGACCGGGGCAAGGCCCACCCGTACGAGGGCAACTACTCCACCTACCTCGAGACCAAGCAGCAGCGACTGTCCATCGAGGGCCGAAAGGACGCCAAGCGCCGGCGGATCCTCGAACAGGAACTGGAGTGGGTGCGGTCCAACCCCAGAGCCCGGCAGGCGAAGAACCGCGCTCGTCTGCAGCGGTACGAGGAGCTGGCGGCCGAAGCCGAGCGAGTCAAGAAGATTGACTTCGAGGAGATCCAGATCCCGCCGGGCCCGCGCCTCGGCAACGTCGTGCTCGACGCGCACGGCCTCAAGAAGGGGTTCGGCGACCGCGTACTCATCGACGATCTGTCGTTCTCGCTCCCCAGGGCCGGCATCGTCGGTGTGATCGGTCCCAACGGGGTCGGCAAGACGACCCTCTTCCGCATGATCGTGGGTGAGGAGAAGGCCGACGCCGGCGAGCTCCGGGTAGGGGAGACGGTCAGTATCTCCTACGTCGACCAGACCCGCGCCAAGCTTCCCGCAGAGAAGAACGTGTGGGAGACCGTTTCGGACGGCCTGGACTGGATCCGGGTGGCCAGCTTCGAGATGCCGAGCCGCGCTTACGTCGCGTCGTTCGGCTTCAAGGGGCCCGACCAGCAGAAGCGTGCCGGGATCCTCTCCGGCGGCGAGCGCAACCGGCTCAACCTGGCGCTGACCCTGAAGCAGGGCGGCAACATGCTGCTGCTCGACGAGCCCACCAACGACCTCGACGTCGAGACGCTCCAGTCGTTGGAGAACGCTCTGCTGGAGTTCCCCGGCTGCGCGGTCGTGACGTCCCACGACCGGTGGTTCCTCGACCGCGTGGCGACGCACATCCTCGCCTGGGAAGGCACGGACGAGAACCCCGGGAAGTGGTTCTGGTTCGAAGGAAACTTCGCCGACTACGAGGCGAACAAGATCGAGCGCCTCGGACCCGAGGCGGCGCGGCCCCACCGGGTCACCTACCGTCGGCTCACCCGCGACTGACGCTGGTCAGGCAGCCGGCGCGCGCCGCTCGGTGAGCGCCGTGCCGGCTGCGACGCGCCGACAGCGGCGCTTACGCGATCATCTGTCACGGTTGGTCCAGGGCGGGCAGGCTCAGCCTGCAGCCGACATTTGCGGGGTGGTAGGTGCGCCGGCATCCGCCACCCCGTTGTCGTTTCCGTCGTCCGGGCACCCCGGTGCGGCGTCACCGACGCGGTCACGCCGCTTGCCTGCCAACGCCGCCGTGTTGCGGGCGCTCACTGCCGCGAACACCCGGCCGAGCGCAGCCAGGTCGTCCTCGCTCACCAGGTCGATCAGCCCGTCCCGCACGCCCGCGACGTGGTGCGGGGCCGTCTCCACCAGTCGGGCGTACCCCTCCTCCGTGAGACGAGCCAGGACACCTCGCCGGTCGGACGGGCAGGCTTCGCGCTCGACCAGGCCGGCGGCCTCCATCCGCGCGATGGTGTGCGTGAGCCGGCTTCGTGAGTGATGCACGGATTGGGCGAGTTCGGCCATCCGGAGCGTGCGCCCCGGTGACTCCGACAGCCGAACCAAGATCTCGTACTCCGGCATCGACAGCCCCAGGGCCCGCAGATCGCGGTCGATGCGCTCCATCAACTGCGCGCTACCGAGGAGGTAGGCGCGCCAGGCTCGCTGCTGCCCAGCGCTGAGCCACTTCGTTGATCCCATGCGTTCAGCATACTCGATGGTTGACACTTCAACCATAGTCCTGGCACTATGGCGAACGTAAGAAGGTTGAACCTTCAATATACTGTTGTGGAGGGCTATCCCATGAGCACCCTGACGACCCCGCCCGAGCTGACCGCCGGCACCTGGACGATCGACCCGGTTCACTCCGAGGTCGGCTTCACGGTCCGTCACCTCATGACGAAGGTGCGTGGCTCGTTCCGCGACTTCGAGGGGACCCTCGAGATCGCCGACGACGTGGCCGCGTCCAAGGTCAACGTGCAGGTCCAGCTGGCTTCGATCGACACCGGAAACCAGCAGCGCGACGACCACGTTCGCTCCGGCGACTTCTTCGACATCGAGAAGTTCCCGACGATGACATTCGTGTCCACCGGCGTACGTCCGCACAACGACGGGTTCGTCCTCGTCGGCGACCTCACCATCAAGGACGTCACCAAGCAGGTCGAGCTGGTCGGCGAGTACCTCGGTGTCGACGACGACGCCTACGGCAACACCCGCGTGGGATTCGACGCCACCACGACCATCAACCGCAAGGACTTCGGCGTCGACGCCAACGTCCCGCTCGGCGGCGAGAAGTTCCTGATCGGCAACGAGATCGCCGTCCAGCTCTCGGTCCAGGCGATCCTGCAGAAGTAGACACGGCCCCGCACGACCCACCGCAGCAGCGGGGTGGCTCGAGCAGTGCTCGAGCCACCCGTTGCGGGTCTTCGGCACCTGGCTCGTCGCGTCGGGCGCGTGCCACCGCCCGCGGGTCAGCCGACTGTGCTGTGCGCCAGGCGTGGCATGGAGGGTCAAGCCGAACGCGGCGTGGGCCAGGCCCCGAGGACGACCGGGCCGACCCGAGCCGTGGACGGCCTGAGAGGATCGCCACCGTGAGTCGCTTCGTCTTCCGCTGCCCGCTGCGCTGGTCCGACATGGACGCGTACGGGCATGTGAACAACGTGGTCTACCTCCGCTACCTCGAGGAGGCGCGGGTCGCGATGTTCTTCGAGGGCGCGCGGACCGCCGGCGTGAGCACGTTCGAGGGAGAGCTGGTCGTCGTCCGGCACGAGATCGACTACCGCAGGCCGTTGGTGTTCGGGCCAGAGCCGATCGTCGTGGAGACCTGGGTGACCGACATCCGCAACTCGTCCTGCTCGCTGCGCTACGAGGTCAGGAACGACGATCTGGTCTACGCCGAGGCGCGCAGTGTGCTCGCCGCCTACGACGCTAAGGCCGGCCACGCTCGCCGGCTGACCGACCCCGAGCGCGCCTGGCTGGAGAAGTTCCGCGACGACGCCGCGCCGACGGGATGACGCCGAACCGAGGCCACTATGCCGGCTCGACCTCGGCGCGCTGAGAGCCACCGCCCTCGCGACGCTTCTGCTTCACGTCGATGCCGCCCCAGAAAGCGAACCCGGTGACGCGGATGATGGGCCTGCCATCCTGCGGATCGGCGTGCTGGGAGGTGCCGTCGAAGCCGCCCATGATCCCCACGCCGTCGATGATGACCGTGACGTCGTCGGGGACCACGATCTCGATGCCGCCCATCACCGCGAAGGCCCGGATCGTCGTCTCCTGCTGGGTGAACCGCGCCTCGCGCAGGTCGAGTTGGACACCGCCCATCATGGCGAACGCGGTGTAGGCGGGCGGCACCAGCCAGGCGCCGCGCCGGGTGGCACCCGACAGCACCGCGATCGAGAACGACTGGCCGGCGACCCCACCCGTGATCCGGGAGTCCGCTCCCGCGGGGGCGGCGGCCGACCGGGGCGGGTGCTCGACGGTCGAACCCACGCCGGGCAGGTCGCTGGTGAAGCGTTCGAGCTCGGCATAGGTCTTGGCCGCGTAGACGCCCTCGAGTCGCTCGTCGAGTTCTTCCAGGGTGAGGCGGCCCTCCCCGGCGGCGTCGCGGAGGACCTCGGCGACACGCTGCCGGTCGGCGTCCGAGGCCCGCAGATGGCTCGGGCCGATGGGTTCGGGAAGCTGGCTCACGGCGCAAGTTTAGGGTCTGCTCTGCCGATCATGCGCGACAAGCGACCGGGCGGCAGAGTCCGGACTCCGTATGTCCGACGCCCGACCTCGCCTTGCCACCCGCCGCCGCCGTGGTCTACGTTCCGAGCAAGCGCTTACCCGTCTGCCCGAACGCTCCCGTCGCGAAGGCCGGTGCCCGGGCCGGCCGGGGGCGCCCGCCGTTCGGCTGGCGCGGATCGCCAGCAGTTCGCCCAGCAGTTCGCCCAGCAGGTGCAGCGCAGATCGCCGAGAGGGAGTCTCGATGACCACGGAGCAGCCGTCCACCCAGGAGAGTGCCGTCGACGCCGGAACCATCATCCCCGGGTCCGGCGTTGGGCGGACCAGATACGCGGTGGTCGGGCTGGGGTCGCGCTCGCGGATGTTCACCACCGCGCTGCTCACCGAGTTCCGGGGCCGGGGGGAACTTGTCGCCCTGTGCGACCCGAACGAGACGCGGATGAACTACCACAACAAGTCGTTCGCCGACGAGTACGGCACCGAGCCGATCCCGACGTACCGTCCCGAGGAGTTCGTCTCGATGCTCGCCGAGCAACGGGTGGACGTGGTGATCGTGACGTCGATGGATCGTACGCACGACCACTACATCGTCGCCGCCATGGAGAACGGCTGCGACGTCATCAGCGAGAAGCCGCTGACCACCGACGCCGACAAGTGCCAACGCATCCTTGACACCCAGGCGCGCACCGGCCGCAAGCTGACCGTCTCGTTCAACTACCGCTACGCCCCGCGCAACTCCGCGGTCAAGGAACTCATCCAGTCGGGTGCCATCGGCGACGTCCTGTCCGTCCACTTCGAGTGGGTGCTGGACACAAAGCACGGGGCGGACTACTTCCGCCGCTGGCACCGCGACAAGCGCAACTCCGGCGGGCTGATGATCCACAAGGCCAGCCACCACTTCGATCTGGTCAACTGGTGGCTGGGGGAGACCCCGCGGACCGTCTTCGGCTTCGGCGACCTGAGGTTCTACGGCCGGGACAACGCCGAAAGCCGCGGTGAGGCGCCTCGGCCGTACCGCAGCCACGGCAGCCCCGACCTGGAATCCGACCCGTGGGCGATCGACCTCGCGGGCGAACC encodes:
- a CDS encoding Gfo/Idh/MocA family oxidoreductase; the encoded protein is MTTEQPSTQESAVDAGTIIPGSGVGRTRYAVVGLGSRSRMFTTALLTEFRGRGELVALCDPNETRMNYHNKSFADEYGTEPIPTYRPEEFVSMLAEQRVDVVIVTSMDRTHDHYIVAAMENGCDVISEKPLTTDADKCQRILDTQARTGRKLTVSFNYRYAPRNSAVKELIQSGAIGDVLSVHFEWVLDTKHGADYFRRWHRDKRNSGGLMIHKASHHFDLVNWWLGETPRTVFGFGDLRFYGRDNAESRGEAPRPYRSHGSPDLESDPWAIDLAGEPTLRALYLDAEHEDGYIRDRSVFTDGISIEDDMAVLVKYRSGATLSYHLTAYSPWEGYRVMFNGTKGRLELDVEERSYVSGAAQDPNKPGAGSTDPTNPEQNADEPPATPIDAARLTLRPLWDIPRRVEVEEGSGGHGGGDRRLLNDLLGDAEADPLGRAATHVDGAYAMLVGAAANRSFATGAPVEIADLVAFPGGGGQPR
- the ettA gene encoding energy-dependent translational throttle protein EttA; translated protein: MPEYIYTMRGVRKSLGDKVVLNDVTLSFLPGVKIGVVGPNGTGKSTLLKIMAGMENVSNGDVLLAPGSSVGILLQEPPLTEDKTVLENVQEGVAETKQMLDRFNEISAELADPDADYDTLLAEMGELQTQLDHRDAWDLDSRLDMAMDALRCPPGDSDVTRLSGGERRRVALCKLLLSQPDLLLLDEPTNHLDAESVQWLEQHLAAYPGTVLAVTHDRYFLDNVAGWILELDRGKAHPYEGNYSTYLETKQQRLSIEGRKDAKRRRILEQELEWVRSNPRARQAKNRARLQRYEELAAEAERVKKIDFEEIQIPPGPRLGNVVLDAHGLKKGFGDRVLIDDLSFSLPRAGIVGVIGPNGVGKTTLFRMIVGEEKADAGELRVGETVSISYVDQTRAKLPAEKNVWETVSDGLDWIRVASFEMPSRAYVASFGFKGPDQQKRAGILSGGERNRLNLALTLKQGGNMLLLDEPTNDLDVETLQSLENALLEFPGCAVVTSHDRWFLDRVATHILAWEGTDENPGKWFWFEGNFADYEANKIERLGPEAARPHRVTYRRLTRD
- a CDS encoding YceI family protein produces the protein MSTLTTPPELTAGTWTIDPVHSEVGFTVRHLMTKVRGSFRDFEGTLEIADDVAASKVNVQVQLASIDTGNQQRDDHVRSGDFFDIEKFPTMTFVSTGVRPHNDGFVLVGDLTIKDVTKQVELVGEYLGVDDDAYGNTRVGFDATTTINRKDFGVDANVPLGGEKFLIGNEIAVQLSVQAILQK
- a CDS encoding MarR family winged helix-turn-helix transcriptional regulator, translating into MGSTKWLSAGQQRAWRAYLLGSAQLMERIDRDLRALGLSMPEYEILVRLSESPGRTLRMAELAQSVHHSRSRLTHTIARMEAAGLVEREACPSDRRGVLARLTEEGYARLVETAPHHVAGVRDGLIDLVSEDDLAALGRVFAAVSARNTAALAGKRRDRVGDAAPGCPDDGNDNGVADAGAPTTPQMSAAG
- a CDS encoding acyl-CoA thioesterase, producing MSRFVFRCPLRWSDMDAYGHVNNVVYLRYLEEARVAMFFEGARTAGVSTFEGELVVVRHEIDYRRPLVFGPEPIVVETWVTDIRNSSCSLRYEVRNDDLVYAEARSVLAAYDAKAGHARRLTDPERAWLEKFRDDAAPTG
- a CDS encoding DUF1707 SHOCT-like domain-containing protein codes for the protein MSQLPEPIGPSHLRASDADRQRVAEVLRDAAGEGRLTLEELDERLEGVYAAKTYAELERFTSDLPGVGSTVEHPPRSAAAPAGADSRITGGVAGQSFSIAVLSGATRRGAWLVPPAYTAFAMMGGVQLDLREARFTQQETTIRAFAVMGGIEIVVPDDVTVIIDGVGIMGGFDGTSQHADPQDGRPIIRVTGFAFWGGIDVKQKRREGGGSQRAEVEPA